The following proteins come from a genomic window of Streptomyces sp. Sge12:
- a CDS encoding glycosyltransferase family 87 protein has protein sequence MSALVVGLASPDHTSQKVWGLVGAAGYACAALVAARSSTPWARTPAVVAVTGAAAVPLLYLSVIGRAQMEVGVVERAADLLFSTGTPYNPAPHAVQDFNPYLPGMAIFGIPHLLFGDTPFAGARVWFLVGFLAAVAGAVRVLTGRGGLATGSSGTARGATAGLTGALWLIACPVVALPLSIGGVDPPVIGLLCLALAFTQRGRAGRAGLVVGVAAVLKWTAWPAIPVIVAVLAVRGGKRAAFRCTAAAAGPAALAIVPAVLVDTSAFYQNVVLYPLGLGPTASSAQSPLLGHLIVLLLPHGKAVTTALIALSAVGVGVSLLVRPPRSTVAAADRLALGLLLAIALSPATRIGYAIYPIVLIAWPRFTARLSADRPATPHPASEPPHHRRTVASRLCTTTPATAGCDARRRPHREHHRAGACAQLVVSDRDFD, from the coding sequence GTGTCGGCACTCGTGGTGGGGCTGGCGTCTCCCGACCACACCTCGCAGAAGGTGTGGGGCCTGGTCGGCGCGGCGGGATACGCCTGCGCGGCCCTGGTCGCGGCGCGGTCGTCCACGCCGTGGGCCCGCACTCCCGCCGTGGTCGCCGTCACCGGTGCGGCGGCCGTACCGCTGCTGTACCTGTCGGTGATCGGCAGGGCGCAGATGGAGGTCGGCGTCGTGGAACGGGCGGCCGACCTGCTGTTCTCCACCGGAACTCCGTACAACCCCGCGCCGCACGCCGTACAGGACTTCAATCCCTACCTTCCCGGCATGGCGATCTTCGGGATACCGCACCTGTTGTTCGGAGACACCCCGTTCGCCGGCGCCCGCGTGTGGTTCCTCGTCGGGTTCCTCGCGGCCGTGGCGGGAGCGGTGCGGGTGCTGACCGGGCGCGGGGGCCTCGCCACGGGGTCGAGCGGCACCGCGCGCGGCGCCACCGCCGGGCTGACGGGCGCCCTGTGGCTGATCGCCTGTCCTGTCGTCGCACTGCCCCTGAGCATCGGCGGCGTGGACCCGCCGGTCATCGGACTGCTCTGCCTGGCCCTGGCCTTCACACAGCGGGGTCGTGCCGGGCGCGCGGGCCTGGTCGTGGGCGTAGCCGCCGTTCTGAAGTGGACGGCCTGGCCGGCCATCCCGGTGATCGTCGCCGTACTCGCGGTGCGGGGCGGGAAGCGCGCCGCGTTCAGGTGCACGGCAGCGGCCGCCGGGCCGGCCGCACTGGCCATCGTGCCCGCGGTGCTGGTCGACACCAGCGCCTTCTACCAGAATGTCGTCCTCTACCCGCTGGGCCTCGGCCCCACGGCGTCCTCCGCCCAGAGTCCGCTGCTTGGGCACCTGATCGTTCTGCTGCTTCCTCACGGCAAGGCGGTGACCACGGCGCTGATCGCGTTGAGCGCGGTGGGTGTGGGGGTGTCGCTGCTGGTCCGCCCGCCGCGGAGCACCGTCGCCGCCGCCGACAGGCTGGCCCTGGGGCTGCTCCTGGCGATAGCGCTGTCCCCGGCCACCCGTATCGGCTACGCCATCTACCCCATCGTCCTGATCGCCTGGCCCCGCTTCACCGCCCGGCTGTCGGCCGACCGGCCCGCCACGCCGCACCCCGCGAGCGAACCGCCGCACCACCGGCGGACCGTGGCAAGCCGCCTGTGCACCACCACCCCCGCCACGGCCGGCTGCGATGCCCGGCGCCGACCTCACCGGGAACACCACAGAGCCGGTGCGTGCGCGCAGTTGGTAGTGTCCGACCGTGACTTTGACTGA